In Vespa velutina chromosome 1, iVesVel2.1, whole genome shotgun sequence, the following proteins share a genomic window:
- the LOC124952368 gene encoding centrosome-associated protein 350-like isoform X6 produces MSNNCKKEDIGLKKKYVFFNDPDIIVKRAESLVNTQLRSHLGLKKQQVDDSKVDLKEKTNDIAQLDFKNVENLLSFHPVQPYPFTFISAVKRKLSLGDHPDTQKKLYDSGNRTEAEVYSRELKFSSNHNLYQAMQNMAFREPLKVPDLKMSTKTLDYSSKDNPSSKDVAGIKLAVSSNDFVPERSEKTSRERVQRKLDFSEGPSVVACENIEPLKAPNVSIASSFSKKKEHVRESSREKENRSKRIRKDDSLYTKSDEILYSSSDFSKRSKSPRHVSRKDITDNTSGSISVGRIKTDRLPLFLPRESDFVLTKPKTKNFATSTTRKDNDKKHRCSNVQSAKLRDTSLECKNKTGGNESHSQKNIIKDTTRSMVFDNIEYKCKEDLQPLKQTDEHKYKSDNKQVKQQNKVLNQSFNKQQGGIGFKEHNKRIYDKTKTSINRIEGKHYVTYSDTSGDIEIVSDSNTSLKKRSSTCSAVFTQQSQSKDIDKSQTMQSLHSKKSGKDNENSNYIENSSLECTDVSSNKNEPFSQDINLSNKLQSSNNDLTDLNESLLPEALLDPRRISFRDENYTQEEFRDLITPDMNLIFRSKRKKQMAQSNNDTNVDCGKASKYKTTAKPETMQHGIQLLHPTALHMQFQAELHLLDSMNESLRQVMDVEKSFYNVKNEQEKELIQKQSQVTDELILHLDDIGKSGTIDKENTDKVVSQINDNTGIEKVVTDKRMTNKIDEASFIDEQQSFMKKEETDEQNNNLRKRTKSVIEVAEVQTQTVNDIGTQTDIYPGRRNLSNRFLEIHENAHGQELSLEDCEIPLLSLGSRDQFEDLDQLEDLSLPSKVRTMSEISLHETTSSIKTETGTEISISTRDVTCSFNKYLDLEIAQLIKDEKQRYDKIEMLFKSREKTLHDRTKKLVKLEEQKRALRDTGQDSRISSVKKKQRALLLKLQQEKDEMNRLKELHKIASQERKLMLQKQRNMFNPQMSTKNILTKLKRSADSQSPRRLSGPMKGYDIRSNSSMSSLVDSDKSQHDKSQIDPKIQLTENDLQFQKVGLSSAEKIANLVDESNISLLKYDKLNDTMEDLKSQNKYILNSQKGSNNKLKYELRSRKFEEKMPKADIIKLRSHQLDVESKLMQGHCVNVAGHVHEKQKTISLQSLQDLDNTITEYIKSESDTLVDELSKKSKSSQVDFRSVISSKDKEPFSRDTAVNTETIQEQITSIDQDALSKTSKSSQVSEDTFQTHSRNSTKTDKSISSDKEITKKFQQNSEFKASTKRKNSKCQRTRSSSTILTENILRSKSSSQIEEFTKHHNKRTKIENEFIQSDRNDEGSILDELDLSTDQTINQNAIEVLIRQSNAMKDKNSKLFADIIDESKENISVQNVFERSLENYNENNYPSKDKGKSTQNCGDISARSQLGTFAISNHNSVDNEKEYTRSIVIRSQNHDYKTSKKLEQILNAREAALVSRRNCVEEWMAWDARLRAEEERVARMEQAAYKLVTATSALSHQDSTLSSDTSDVEGRIELLTEKLAERRIEMSRLKKEARKQTKQKLKALEANLLNQIKKYDTTIHEMRKKLESRKEAVKDSDKLAIESKSLAEFKVPDIPLKRIQEIYKNSDLLRSRSESDLLSTKIQQKGIVKNIQALIYESKCEGTNFSKSSQIIKRDNVLESSNAKKQDIHYNVQSIFADLKDTEYEKLRSISMSSTSDDDQGDKATHYNTTFHSSGTQTNHTLVSVPEQFTVAISSDNNSKDIPSEVSVVNTDTDILTASELKPSKSNRSDQLTITEPKSDLIDVEQVPLKSLMSQSNTIETSKTENLKLISNKSESYIIQNSNKELSSTNNDSGTLTYSKKLHFLQLNNKNLNEDINCLENELKALSEMMSRISSLSTEKHDNEEKSTLKDISEVFSKSELIDNNTSISNKDINKTIHSDITETEIPIKTDINSDISSYSGSILKLKSGSESTDLVKNVSHVMSELIPEGETLFSESNQEIDYKAESKKILNEIEKSIISEHAKILEGDANSSSIPLETSTQKIQKLNKDFPYYLSTSVTENKSESPIPIEDNKNLERAKNTSESSLNKKIIDEQHVADESQFLMEESYGEKLSENVETISTNISEQCSIYEDDSSKKDNDVMINKSILHFEDISQFKNTDDTLQIENVSSSENNEIHLSSRDFSNGEEINTGQYYNSNNKDEENIISQNANTLSVNLNKRDFNVEENESEVISTEKMSVDKDDWTISDSFNICNDEVENEWEKADNHEVESQIHVSSENKNISQVEKVAVIHDFTENLSVTIEDESMLLPRAESTNIDPLNLKINETDNEKTTDELDDILDIIARENDKEYDNEGRQYIRRGNKTDENLDNIKSIKASILEKENENNESNEINIQTKIILDADNMDLTIDSPFPSITCDSSLDDKLQIHKFSTSDNNKNNITPLYMEYNKNHINGINDALDVPSNKLDDVSVINIKLNVEIEEKDIVQKEMVQSQEIIINKLDSESKGDIFPQLEISTKIELSHEELIDKSITHGDNKESHVIYLPVTEEESTHPIGMKEVGYLESLPEPDSSDGEQLDNLIEVAESGLDVIEKHPESSEIHSNKGDNLSDNKEDDIEINDVRENENLPIDDCQSTEKHNKATTNATDIIIKVPFEILRDPEYEDISEESLEVSEILDKTESQKTQGLQKGTTVSENYQAVHKTEVLRILDEITQKSLPELVKTSQEDKKDVQTVETISAKALIHTSSLVNENQIIQIDQSIDQNIEIIKDTVSDNSKLTEIETEEVSTELNDLLSQSDGKRVKTITDVEQSAIQKHEDVSSDSSEGGDTPAGVSEIEIDSPRDLSNSRLNIDALDDDLLSNTNMGKQDESKTDFHATAIVTTSEKDIEAMIDKIKASLKQPGLEVADLEAKLLRIQQLQIELEIKKLEAEEVYYVREIPNKPPPPYTPPGDNRISIAIASPSPPPAVIPSNIEELTAFTEKATALIYKAKQSGQDIMNLEAPPEICELTKESNEIAKKDRKIYNTFLFDLCKENISEVYQAEYEKPGPSWTKPNVKTKPAIKIPKTVEELHEYVSKEVATLFGFKTKLQRENMVMRWSRKRRDRVDELLAREAQAEEDEWTKFHHDELAVKNGLTVAILETLIMETTSVVKVAHAKKRKVMI; encoded by the exons atgagtaataattgtaaaaaagaagacataggccttaaaaaaaaatatgtcttCTTTAACGACccagatattattgttaagcGTGCAGAGAGTTTGGTtaat aCACAACTTAGATCACATCTTGGATTAAAGAAACAGCAAGTAGATGATAGTAAGGtagatttgaaagaaaagaccAATGATATAGCACAGcttgattttaaaaatgtagaaaatttgTTGTCTTTTCATCCTGTACAACCATATCCGTTTACATTTATTAGTGCAGTAAAACGAAAACTCTCTCTTGGTGATCATCCCGATACgcagaaaaaattatatgactCTGGTAATAGAACAGAAGCTGAAGTATATTCGAGGGAATTAAAATTTAGCagtaatcataatttatatcaagCAATGCAAAATATGGCTTTTAGAGAGCCATTAAAAGTACCAGATTTAAAAATGTCTACGAAGACATTAGATTATTCTTCTAAAGACAATCCTAGCTCAAAAGATGTTGCTGGAATAAAATTGGCTGTATCTTCTAATGATTTTGTGCCTGAAAGATCGGAAAAAacatcgagagaaagagtacaAAGGAAATTAGATTTTTCTGAGGGGCCATCCGTAGTTGCTTGTGAAAATATCGAACCTTTAAAAGCACCAAATGTTTCAATAGCATCTAGTTTctctaaaaagaaagagcacGTTAGAGAAAGTTctagggaaaaggaaaatagatcaaaaagaataagaaaggatGATTCTTTGTATACAAAAAGTGATGAAATATTGTATTCTTCATCGGATTTTAGTAAAAGATCTAAAAGTCCAAGACACGTTTCCAGAAAGGATATTACAGACAATACAAGTGGTTCTATATCGGTAGGGAGAATTAAAACTGATCGTTTGCCTTTATTTTTACCAAGGGAAAGTGATTTTGTATTGACAAAgccaaaaacaaaaaattttgcaaCTTCTACGACTAGAaaggataatgataaaaaacatAGGTGTTCCAATGTACAATCTGCGAAATTAAGAGACACTTCTTTAGAATGTAAAAATAAGACGGGTGGTAATGAATCGCAttctcaaaaaaatattataaaagatacgACTAGAAGTATGGTATtcgataatatagaatataaatgcAAAGAAGATTTGCAACCATTGAAACAAACTGATGAGCACAAATATAAATCGGATAATAAACAAGttaaacaacaaaataaagtGTTAAATCAGTCTTTTAACAAACAACAAGGAGGTATAGGATTTAAAGAGCATAATAAGagaatatatgataaaactAAGACATCTATAAATAGAATTGAAGGAAAACATTATGTTACATATTCAGATACTTCTGGTGATATTGAGATTGTATCTGACTCCAATACCAGTTTAAAAAAACGTAGCAGCACCTGCTCCGCAGTTTTTACTCAACAGTCGCAGAGTAAAGATATTGATAAATCTCAAACAATGCAAAGCTTACATTCTAAGAAATCAGGGAAAGATAATGAGAattcaaattatattgaaaattcttctttaGAATGTACAGACGTAAgcagtaataaaaatgaacctTTTTCtcaagatattaatttatctaataaacTTCAAAgtagtaataatgatttaactGATTTGAATGAAAGCTTATTACCAGAAGCCTTGTTAGATCCAAGAAGGATATCTTTTAGAGATGAAAATTATACGCAAGAGGAGTTTCGCGATTTAATTACACCCGATATGAATctaatatttcgatcgaaaagaaaaaaacaaatggcACAGAGTAATAATGATACCAATGTTGATTGTGGAAAAGCttcgaaatataaaacaacTGCGAAACCAGAAACAATGCAACATGGAATACAGCTT cTTCATCCGACAGCTTTGCATATGCAGTTTCAAGCAGAGTTACATCTATTAGACTCAATGAATGAATCACTTAGGCAAGTTATGGATGTGgagaaaagtttttataatgtaaaaaatgaacaagaaaaggaattaATACAGAAACAAAGTCAGGTCACTGATGAATTGATATTACACTTGGACGATATAGGAAAAAGTGGTACAATAGATAAGGAAAATACGGACAaag TAGTATCACAAATTAATGACAATACAGGGATAGAAAAAGTTGTTACTGACAAACGAATGACGAATAAAATTGATGAAGCTTCTTTCATTGATGAACAACAATCGTTCatgaagaaagaggaaacagATGAACAGAACAATAATTTAAGGAAAAGAACTAAATCGGTCATTGAAGTAGCAGAAGTTCAGACTCAAACAGTTAATGATATTGGAACTCAAACCGACATATATCCAGGACGACGTAATTTATCTAATAGATTTTTGGAAATTCATGAAAATGCACATGGACAGGAATTATCTTTAGAAGATTGTGAAATTCCATTACTTTCTTTAGGCTCTAGAGATCAATTTGAAGATTTGGATCAGCTAGAAGATCTTTCATTGCCTAGTAAAGTAAGAACAATGTCGGAGATCAGTTTACATGAAACTACATCTTCTATAAAAACAGAAACTGGTACAGAAATTAGTATTTCTACGAGAGATGTAACTTGttcttttaacaaatatttagaTTTAGAG ATAGCTCAATTGATAAAAGATGAGAAACAAAGATATGACAAGATAGAAATGTTGTTCAAGTCGCGTGAAAAAACATTACACGATAGGACAAAGAAATTAGTGAAATTGGAAGAGCAAAAAAGAGCATTGAGAGATACTGGCCAAGATAGTCGTATTAGTTCGGTTAAGAAGAAGCAAAGGgccttattattaaaattacaacaGGAGAAAGATGAGATGAATAG ATTGAAAGAACTTCATAAAATTGCGAGCCAAGAGCGTAAATTAATGTTACAAAAGCAAAGGAACATGTTTAATCCTCAAATGtctacgaaaaatattttaacgaaattaaaaagaagtgCTGATAGTCAATCTCCACGTAGATTATCTGGCCCAATGAAAGGCTACGATATACGGAGTAACAGTTCAATGAGTTCTTTAGTAGACTCTGATAAATCTCAACATGATAAATCACAAATAGACCCGAAAATACAATTGACGGAGAATGATTTGCAATTTCAGAAAGTGGGTTTATCAAGTGCTGAAAAAATTGCAAACTTAGTGGACGAatctaatatttcattattaaaatatgataaattaaacgaCACCATGGAAGATTTAAAATcacaaaacaaatatattcttaattctcagaagggtagtaataataaattaaagtacGAGTTGAGATCTCGTaagtttgaagaaaaaatgcCTAAAgcagatattataaaattgagatCCCATCAGCTTGATGTCGAATCGAAATTAATGCAAGGACATTGTGTGAATGTAGCTGGGCATGTACATGAGAAACAAAAGACTATTAGTTTACAATCATTACAAGATTTAGATAATACAATTACAGAATATATTAAGTCAGAATCTGATACTTTAGTAGacgaattatcaaaaaaatctAAGTCATCGCAAGTTGACTTTCGAAGTGTGATATCGTCAAAAGATAAAGAACCATTTTCCAGGGATACAGCGGTAAATACTGAAACGATACAAGAACAAATAACTTCCATCGATCAAGATGCTTTGTCAAAGACATCAAAGTCTTCTCAAGTTTCCGAAGATACCTTTCAAACTCATTCAAGAAATTCAACTAAAACGGATAAATCAATTTCTAGtgataaagaaattacaaaaaaatttcaacaaaattCCGAATTTAAAGCAAGCACTAAACGGAAAAATTCTAAATGTCAAAGAACAAGATCATCATCTACCATATTAAcggaaaatatattaagatcAAAATCAAGTTCTCAAATAGAAGAATTTACAAAACACCATAACAAACgtacaaaaatagaaaatgaattcaTTCAATCGGATAGAAATGACGAAGGTTCTATTTTAGATGAGCTTGATCTTAGTACTGATCAGACTATTAATCAGAATGCTATTGAAGTTTTAATCAGGCAATCAAATGCTATGAAAGACAAAAATTCCAAATTATTTGCTGATATAATAGatgaaagcaaagaaaatatttcggtACAAAATGTTTTTGAAAGAAgtcttgaaaattataatgaaaacaattatCCTTCCAAGGATAAAGGAAAGAGTACACAAAATTGTGGTGATATATCTGCTAGATCTCAGCTTGGTACATTTGCTATTTCAAATCATAATTCTGTAGATAATGAGAAAGAGTATACTAGATCAATAGTTATCAGATCACAGAATCATGATTATAAAACTTCAAAAAAGCTCGAACA AATTTTAAATGCACGAGAAGCAGCACTTGTATCGCGTAGAAATTGTGTAGAAGAGTGGATGGCATGGGATGCACGATTAAGAGCAGAAGAAGAACGTGTTGCACGGATGGAACAAGCTGCATATAAACTTGTCACTGCAACTTCTGCTTTATCTCATCAag attctaCACTCTCATCTGATACAAGTGATGTGGAAGGAAGAATAGAATTATTAACAGAAAAATTAGCGGAGCGTAGAATAGAAATGTcacgtttaaaaaaagaagctagGAAGCAAACGAAACAAAAGCTAAAAGCATTAGAAGCAAATttgttaaatcaaattaag aaATATGATACGACTATTCATGAAATGCGAAAGAAATTGGAGTCTAGAAAGGAAGCTGTGAAGGATAGTGACAAATTGGCTATAGAGTCTAAATCATTGGCAGAATTTAAAGTACCTGATATTCCGCTTAAGAGAAtacaagaaatttataaaaatagtgATCTGTTACGTTCGAGATCAGAATCTGACTTATTATCAACAAAAATTCAACAAAAAGgcattgttaaaaatattcaagctTTGATATATGAAAGTAAATGTGAAggaacaaatttttcaaagtcatcgcaaataattaaaagggACAATGTGCTGGAATCATCAAATGCTAAAAAACAAGATATTCATTATAACGTTCAGTCCATATTTGCAGATTTGAAAGATACAGAATATGAAAAACTCAGGTCTATTTCAATGTCATCAACTTCTGATGATGATCAAGGCGATAAAGCTACACATTATAATACCACATTTCATTCTAGTGGAACTCAAACTAATCACACGCTTGTTTCCGTACCAGAACAATTTACAGTTGCAATATCATCTGACAATAATTCAAAAGATATTCCAAGTGAAGTTAGCGTAGTAAATACTGATACAGATATTCTTACAGCATCTGAATTAAAACCATCAAAGAGTAATAGGAGCGATCAACTTACAATAACAGAACCAAAATCAGATTTAATTGATGTTGAACAAGTGCCTTTAAAAAGTCTTATGTCACAGTCCAACACAATAGAAACATCAAAAACAGAGAATTTAAAgcttatttcaaataaatcagaatcatatattattcaaaaCTCCAATAAGGAACTTTCGTctactaataacgatagtgGAACGCTTACTTATTCTAAAAAATTACACTTTTTAcaactaaataataaaaatctaaatgaagatattaattGCCTTGAAAATGAGCTTAAAGCTCTGTCAGAAATGATGTCACGAATTAGTAGTTTATCCACCGAAAAGcatgataatgaagaaaaaagtaccTTAAAAGATATATCAGAGGTGTTTTCAAAATCTGAGCTGATTGACAATAACACATCAATttctaataaagatataaataaaaccatTCATTCGGATATTACAGAAACAGAAATTCCCATTAAAACCGATATTAATTCTGATATCTCAAGTTATTCAGGAAGCATTTTGAAGTTGAAATCGGGCAGTGAGTCTACAGATTTAGTGAAAAATGTAAGTCACGTTATGTCTGAATTAATTCCAGAAGGGGAAACATTATTTTCAGAATCAAATCAAGAAATAGATTATAAAGCGGAAAGTAAgaagatattaaatgaaatcgaaaaatcaattatatccGAACATGCAAAAATACTTGAAGGTGATGCTAATTCTTCAAGTATACCATTGGAAACAAGTACgcaaaagatacaaaaattaaacaaagattttccatattatttatctacttCAGTTACTGAGAACAAATCAGAATCACCGATACCCATagaggataataaaaatcttgaaCGAGCAAAGAATACGTCTGAATCatctttgaataaaaaaataattgatgaaCAGCATGTAGCAGATGAATCTCAATTTTTAATGGAGGAATCATATGGGGAAAAATTGTCTGAAAATGTAGAAACTATTTCGACGAATATATCGGAACAATGTTCGATATATGAGGACGATAGTTCGAAAAAAGACAATGACGTAATGATTAACAAAAGTATATTACATTTCGAAGATATTTcacaatttaaaaatactgACGATACTTTGCAAATTGAAAATGTATCTTCttctgaaaataatgaaatacattTGTCTTCAAGAGACTTTTCTAAtggagaagaaataaatacgggtcaatattataattctaataataaagatgaagagaatATAATTTCACAAAATGCAAATACATTGTccgtaaatttaaataaacgtgACTTCAATgtagaagaaaatgaatcaGAAGTTATTTCCACTGAAAAAATGTCTGTAGATAAAGACGACTGGACTATATCtgattcatttaatatttgcaATGACGAAGTAGAGAATGAATGGGAAAAAGCAGATAATCATGAAGTAGAATCACAGATTCACGTTAgttcagaaaataaaaatatatcgcaAGTAGAAAAAGTTGCTGTCATTCATGATTTTACAGAAAATTTATCGGTTACTATAGAAGATGAGTCTATGCTTTTACCGAGGGCAGAATCTACAAATATTGATCCTCTTAATTTAAAGATTAATGAAACGGACAATGAAAAAACTACTGATGAGCTTGATGacatattagatataatagccagagaaaatgataaagagtATGATAATGAAGGTAGGCAATATATAAGAAGAGGTAATAAAACCGATGAAAATTTGGacaatataaaatctattaaagCATCTAtcttggagaaagaaaatgaaaacaatgaatcaaatgaaattaatattcaaacaAAGATCATCTTAGATGCAGATAATATGGATCTTACAATAGACAGTCCATTTCCGTCTATTACATGCGATTCTTCGCTCGATGATAAATTACAAATCCACAAATTCTCAacaagtgataataataaaaataatattactccATTATATATggaatacaataaaaatcatattaatggAATTAATGACGCATTAGATGTTCCATCCAATAAATTAGATGATGTGTCcgtgataaatataaaattaaacgtagaaatagaagaaaaagatattgtcCAAAAAGAAATGGTTCAGTctcaagaaataataataaacaagcTGGATTCAGAATCTAAAGGAGATATATTCCCGCAATTAGAAATTAGCACTAAGATCGAATTATCCCATGAAGAACTAATTGATAAAAGTATTACCCACGGTGATAATAAGGAATCTCATGTAATTTATCTCCCTGTTACGGAAGAAGAAAGTACACATCCAATAGGAATGAAGGAAGTAGGATATTTGGAATCATTACCAGAACCAGATAGTTCTGATGGTGAACAActtgataatttaattgaagtAGCGGAAAGTGGATTAGATGTAATAGAAAAGCATCCTGAATCATCAGAAATACATTCTAACAAGGGTGATAATTTATCagataataaagaagacgatattgaaataaatgatgtacgtgaaaatgaaaatcttcCGATTGATGATTGTCAATCTACAGAGAAACATAATAAAGCTACAACGAATGCTaccgatattataattaaagtaccatttgaaatattaagagATCCCGAATATGAAGATATCTCTGAGGAAAGCCTTGAAGTATCGGAAATTCTTGATAAAACGGAAAGTCAAAAAACGCAAGGTTTACAAAAAGGAACGACCGTGTCAGAAAATTATCAAGCGGTACATAAAACTGAAGTATTAAGGATATTGGATGAAATTACACAAAAATCATTGCCGGAGTTGGTGAAAACTTCacaagaagacaaaaaagatgTGCAAACAGTTGAAACAATATCCGCTAAAGCGTTAATTCATACATCCTCGTTAGTTaatgaaaatcaaataatacaaatagatCAATCAATTGATCAAAATATTGAGATTATAAAGGATACGGTATCAGATAATTCCAAATTGACAGAAATTGAAACTGAAGAAGTTTCCACAGAACTGAATGATCTATTATCACAGTCAGACGGGAAACGCGTTAAAACGATAACTGACGTAGAACAGAGCGCTATACAAAAACATGAAGATGTATCGTCTGATTCTAGCGAGGGTGGTGATACACCTGCAGGTGTATCAGAGATCGAAATAGACTCTCCAAGAGATTTAAGTAACTCCAGATTGAATATCGATGCCTTGGACGATGATCTACTTAGTAATACGAATATGGGAAAACAGGATGAATCAAAAACGGATTTTCATGCAACGGCTATTGTTACGACGTCGGAAAAAGATATCGAAGCtatgatcgataaaataaaag CTTCGTTGAAGCAGCCTGGCTTAGAAGTTGCCGATTTGGAAGCTAAGCTACTTCGTATACAACAACTTCAAATTGAATTAgag aTCAAAAAATTGGAAGCCGAAGAAGTATACTACGTTAGAGAAATACCAAATAAACCTCCACCGCCGTATACACCTCCAGGAGATAATCGAATTTCTATAGCTATTGCCTCACCTTCTCCGCCTCCTGCAGTAATACCTTCGAATATAGAAGAATTGACAGCTTTTACAGAAAAGGCTACGGCTTTAATATACAAAGCTAAACAATCCGGACAAGATATTATGAATTTAGAAGCACCTCCGGAAATTTGTgaattaacgaaagaaagtaACGAGATCgcgaaaaaagatagaaagatttataatacattcctttttgatttatgtaaagaaaatatttcggaAGTTTATCAAGCGGAATACGAGAAACCTGGTCCAAGTTGGACAAAACCAAATGTAAAGACAAAGCCAGCTATAAAAATTCCAAAGACCGTAGAAGAGCTTCATGAATATGTTAGTAAGGAAGTAGCGACATTATTTGGATTcaaaacaaaattacaaaGGGAGAATATGGTAATGCGTTGGAGTAGAAAACGTAGAGATAGAGTCGATGAATTATTAGCGAGAGAGGCCCAGGCCGAAGAAGACGAATGGACTAAGTTTCATCACGATGAATTGGCAGTGAAAAATGGACTCACGGTGGCCATATTAGAAACATTGATTATGGAGACTACAAGTGTGGTTAAAGTGGCacatgcaaaaaaaagaaaggtgatGATATAG